The following proteins are co-located in the Flectobacillus major DSM 103 genome:
- a CDS encoding helix-turn-helix transcriptional regulator, which translates to MKFNNIQSCHLGPEISPEQFIPEHFFLYLLRGSMKAFDGKENYIMQSGDYCIARKNHLVRYTKFRDEDNAFEKIIITFDEPFLKNYLEKHPTSVGVFSNDNSFLFVQEDKLIKNFIQSLEPYYNGNDQINQTFADVKREELLLILLKNDPQLAGVFFNFGIPEKINLEEFMNRNFRFNISLERFAFLTGRSLSTFKRDFQKTFGANPGSWLKKKRLEEAYFQISKQHQKPSDVYLEVGFEDLSHFSYVFKKEFGFAPTEVLLKKHKSK; encoded by the coding sequence TTGAAATTTAACAACATACAATCCTGTCATTTGGGCCCTGAAATATCGCCTGAACAATTCATACCCGAACATTTTTTCTTGTACTTGCTTCGAGGTTCTATGAAGGCTTTTGATGGGAAAGAAAATTATATAATGCAATCGGGCGATTATTGTATCGCCCGAAAAAATCATTTGGTTCGCTACACAAAGTTTAGAGACGAAGACAATGCTTTTGAAAAAATAATCATCACTTTCGATGAGCCTTTTTTAAAAAACTATTTGGAAAAACATCCAACATCCGTTGGCGTATTTAGCAACGATAACTCTTTTCTGTTTGTACAAGAAGATAAATTAATCAAAAACTTCATTCAGTCTTTAGAGCCATATTATAATGGTAATGACCAAATTAATCAGACTTTTGCCGATGTAAAGCGAGAAGAGTTATTGCTGATTTTATTGAAAAATGACCCTCAATTGGCAGGCGTTTTTTTTAACTTCGGTATTCCTGAAAAAATCAATTTGGAAGAATTTATGAACCGCAATTTTAGGTTCAATATTAGTCTGGAACGTTTCGCCTTTCTTACAGGCAGAAGTCTATCAACTTTTAAGCGAGATTTTCAAAAAACTTTTGGAGCTAACCCAGGAAGTTGGCTCAAGAAAAAAAGATTAGAAGAAGCCTATTTTCAAATCAGTAAACAACACCAAAAACCCAGTGATGTATATCTGGAAGTTGGTTTTGAAGATTTATCCCATTTCTCTTATGTCTTTAAGAAAGAATTTGGTTTCGCCCCAACGGAAGTATTATTAAAAAAACATAAGAGTAAGTAA
- a CDS encoding ATP-binding cassette domain-containing protein, giving the protein MKRILGELTPNTGVIYKVDNKTVYIDQEYSLIDNQLNVYEQAQQFNISALQEYEIKVRLNRFLFTKDDWDKSCSALSGGEKMRLILCCLTIKSQSPDIIILDEPTNNIDIQNVEMLTATINEYHGTLIVVSHDETFLAQINLERTIEL; this is encoded by the coding sequence ATCAAACGTATTTTAGGAGAATTGACACCCAACACGGGTGTTATTTACAAAGTCGATAATAAAACCGTTTATATAGACCAAGAGTATTCGTTGATTGATAACCAACTGAATGTTTATGAGCAGGCCCAGCAATTCAACATCTCTGCTTTGCAGGAATACGAAATAAAAGTCCGTTTAAATCGCTTTTTATTTACCAAAGATGACTGGGATAAGTCTTGTAGTGCCTTGAGTGGCGGCGAAAAAATGCGTTTGATACTATGCTGTCTTACCATCAAAAGCCAATCGCCCGATATTATCATTTTGGACGAACCCACAAATAATATAGATATTCAGAATGTAGAAATGCTAACGGCAACCATAAACGAATACCACGGAACGTTAATTGTAGTGTCACATGATGAGACTTTCTTAGCACAAATAAACCTAGAAAGAACCATTGAACTCTGA
- a CDS encoding CRISPR-associated endonuclease Cas6 produces the protein MTLKILSAHYSPSIEALELPAFRGAVIHTLGKENQLFHNHQDDKSVSYLYPKIQYKRIAKSPALICINIPQEYTQLLFVHPTIPLVLKAQTLHLSLQQLKLTEHQLAIGKVESYSLTSWIALNSENYQKYLAMSDELSKTAFLEAILKGNIISFAKGVGWEIEQTIQLRIDDIQRVKLVPFKGQRLTAFDITFRTNVSLPEYIGLGKGVSLGFGTIGKHI, from the coding sequence ATGACCTTAAAAATATTATCCGCCCATTATTCACCGTCAATAGAGGCCCTTGAATTGCCTGCATTTCGAGGAGCTGTAATACATACCTTAGGAAAGGAAAACCAACTTTTTCATAATCATCAAGATGATAAGTCGGTGTCTTACCTATACCCTAAAATACAGTATAAGCGTATCGCTAAGTCGCCCGCATTAATCTGTATCAATATTCCCCAAGAATATACCCAACTTTTGTTTGTTCATCCTACAATACCCTTAGTATTGAAGGCACAAACGCTTCATTTATCCTTACAGCAGCTCAAACTTACAGAACATCAACTAGCAATAGGTAAAGTAGAATCCTACAGCCTCACAAGCTGGATAGCCCTCAATAGTGAAAACTATCAGAAATATTTGGCCATGAGCGATGAGCTGAGCAAAACAGCATTTTTAGAAGCCATATTGAAAGGGAACATTATCTCTTTTGCCAAAGGAGTAGGCTGGGAAATCGAGCAGACTATCCAACTAAGAATAGACGACATTCAGCGAGTAAAACTAGTACCCTTTAAAGGCCAAAGGCTTACAGCATTTGATATAACCTTCCGAACAAACGTTTCTTTACCAGAGTACATAGGCTTAGGAAAAGGGGTTAGTTTGGGGTTTGGTACAATTGGAAAACATATATAA
- the cmr1 gene encoding type III-B CRISPR module RAMP protein Cmr1: MQSITFTCEVITPMFLAGADGTTPELRPASIKGALRFWWRAMNGHLVVDEMRKIEGEIFGSTEKRSNIIVICEQKKLEPVNQFKLIAHKGKTSESFKLNETFKITLKIQGNIWFNDSVIFDFEKLKALFEIVCYLGGLGKRSRRGNGCLKITHYEEDNNSKQRYNQLTFGDSLLQNLNLVTLNTNSTENSTYIIDNSNTNVINSNFSNTNQPIPHIITIERIASNLTLEEKRLMISNATHSVIVNEANLKSKTMKTEKGYTTVELHDRFDLDYTRYLGAGKPRFASPIIVSVAPDESIIITTLKTVKLINERPAIIRLNRLDIQADLITEIKNNL; this comes from the coding sequence ATGCAAAGTATAACCTTTACATGCGAAGTAATTACGCCGATGTTTCTGGCAGGAGCAGACGGCACTACCCCCGAACTCCGCCCTGCGTCTATCAAAGGAGCATTACGCTTTTGGTGGCGAGCAATGAATGGGCATTTGGTTGTTGATGAAATGCGAAAAATTGAGGGCGAGATATTTGGAAGTACTGAAAAGAGGAGTAATATTATTGTAATATGTGAGCAAAAAAAGCTTGAACCAGTAAATCAATTTAAGCTTATTGCTCACAAGGGAAAAACGTCGGAATCATTCAAATTAAATGAAACGTTCAAAATTACTTTGAAAATCCAAGGTAATATTTGGTTTAATGACTCTGTTATTTTTGATTTTGAAAAATTAAAAGCCCTTTTTGAAATCGTGTGTTATTTAGGAGGACTGGGGAAAAGAAGTCGTAGAGGAAATGGTTGCCTAAAAATAACACACTATGAGGAAGATAATAATTCTAAACAAAGATACAATCAGTTGACCTTTGGGGATTCCTTATTACAAAATCTTAATTTAGTAACATTAAACACAAATAGCACCGAGAACAGTACATACATTATTGATAATTCAAATACCAATGTAATTAACAGTAATTTCTCTAACACTAATCAACCTATTCCCCATATAATTACAATTGAACGAATTGCAAGCAACCTTACACTTGAAGAAAAACGTTTGATGATTAGTAATGCAACCCACTCAGTAATTGTAAATGAGGCTAATCTTAAATCAAAAACGATGAAGACTGAAAAGGGATACACTACTGTTGAACTTCATGATAGATTTGATTTAGATTATACAAGATATTTAGGTGCAGGAAAACCAAGATTTGCATCCCCAATAATAGTAAGTGTTGCACCTGATGAAAGTATTATTATAACTACTCTGAAAACGGTCAAATTAATTAATGAAAGACCAGCAATTATTAGATTGAATAGATTAGATATTCAGGCAGATTTAATAACAGAAATAAAGAACAATCTATGA
- the cas10 gene encoding type III-B CRISPR-associated protein Cas10/Cmr2, translating to MSKHLFLFTIGPVQTFIAQARKTQDLYAGSSILADIIHYALGYIKCNQGKIISPYYEDFTFSTKIDETNERSFPNRIVASFDIDKEAVKNLGNTLEALVKTQFETLAKNKFDQVFQAKDKPLGLCEQIKDFLEVYWVAVEYQEDNYQEAYQSLIKKMAMLKSIRPMKSFAEKGRKCDLNGVYNVKVYRKTAEEEKEKKSCDYIKKHKLFATDNFIIKSDFYSISPKQLQAGEGLSAISFLKRLYKNNPDEEKAFPSTAKIALLNLLNDATIAGLVKEYKQVFKKGHFDEQLLFDELTEEKLIKKGIKLKDEYYESEETLQEAIRQLNKLRDKIVESAKKENDSEKNGYAMSKYYAILSFDGDDMGKKLSSLSLIEQNELAKKLSKYSDELRKYIDDRKGKTVYAGGDDFLALVNLTYLEEVLRAVKSIFTDISVSIAITIAHYKTPLQKVLLLNRSLLQETKTYFKEKRNDFDISKSGTGISFVSPSGVLGTTYIKGKEDTEIFFRLLCKFQNKDLSPSILFKFEQSIKNIIGTELTYEAYQTQLAILQSELKRLTLRSCNKTNENKVLELLQDASGKPTGLPTFLSKQAKEIKANTWTIDTDNFFGFIKVATKIAQEIS from the coding sequence ATGAGCAAGCACCTCTTCCTTTTCACCATTGGCCCCGTACAAACTTTTATTGCTCAGGCAAGGAAAACGCAAGATTTGTATGCAGGGAGTAGTATTTTAGCAGATATAATACACTATGCTCTTGGATATATAAAATGCAATCAAGGGAAAATAATTTCCCCTTATTATGAAGACTTTACATTCTCAACAAAAATTGATGAAACCAATGAACGCTCTTTTCCAAATCGAATTGTAGCCTCATTTGATATAGATAAAGAAGCTGTAAAAAACCTTGGCAATACCTTAGAAGCTTTAGTTAAAACACAATTTGAAACACTTGCAAAAAACAAATTTGACCAAGTTTTCCAAGCCAAAGACAAACCCTTGGGGCTATGCGAACAAATTAAAGATTTCTTGGAAGTGTATTGGGTTGCAGTAGAGTATCAGGAAGACAATTACCAAGAAGCATATCAATCACTTATCAAAAAAATGGCGATGCTCAAAAGCATTCGTCCAATGAAATCTTTTGCAGAAAAAGGACGAAAATGCGATTTGAATGGGGTTTATAATGTGAAAGTATATAGAAAAACGGCTGAGGAAGAAAAAGAAAAGAAATCGTGTGATTACATCAAAAAACATAAGCTGTTTGCCACAGACAATTTTATTATTAAGTCTGATTTTTATTCAATTAGCCCTAAACAATTACAAGCTGGAGAAGGGTTAAGTGCTATTTCTTTTTTGAAAAGGCTTTATAAGAATAACCCAGACGAAGAAAAGGCTTTTCCATCAACCGCTAAAATTGCTTTACTTAATCTACTGAATGACGCTACAATTGCAGGATTAGTAAAGGAATATAAACAAGTATTCAAGAAAGGTCATTTTGACGAACAATTATTATTTGACGAATTAACAGAGGAAAAACTTATAAAAAAAGGGATAAAACTAAAAGACGAATATTACGAATCAGAAGAAACGCTTCAAGAAGCTATAAGGCAATTAAATAAGCTTAGAGATAAAATTGTAGAAAGTGCTAAAAAGGAAAACGATAGCGAAAAAAATGGATATGCGATGTCAAAATACTACGCTATTCTTTCTTTTGATGGCGATGATATGGGAAAAAAGTTAAGTAGTTTATCTTTAATAGAGCAAAATGAATTAGCTAAAAAATTATCCAAATATTCAGATGAACTAAGAAAATACATTGATGACCGTAAAGGCAAGACTGTGTATGCTGGTGGAGATGATTTTTTAGCATTAGTAAATCTTACCTATCTTGAGGAAGTACTGAGGGCGGTCAAAAGTATCTTTACTGATATATCGGTTTCTATCGCCATTACCATTGCTCATTATAAAACCCCTTTACAAAAAGTACTTCTACTCAATCGAAGTTTATTACAAGAAACTAAAACATATTTTAAGGAAAAACGCAACGACTTTGATATATCCAAGAGTGGTACAGGTATTTCTTTTGTTTCTCCAAGTGGCGTATTAGGTACAACATATATTAAGGGTAAGGAGGATACAGAAATCTTCTTTAGGTTGCTCTGCAAATTTCAAAATAAAGATTTAAGTCCAAGTATATTATTTAAGTTTGAGCAGTCCATAAAGAATATCATTGGCACAGAACTCACCTACGAAGCATATCAAACACAGTTAGCCATTTTGCAATCAGAGCTTAAAAGGCTTACACTACGCTCTTGTAATAAAACTAACGAAAATAAGGTTCTTGAGCTTTTGCAAGATGCGTCGGGTAAACCTACTGGATTGCCTACATTTTTAAGCAAGCAAGCCAAAGAAATAAAGGCAAATACTTGGACTATCGACACCGATAATTTTTTTGGATTTATTAAAGTTGCCACCAAAATTGCACAAGAAATCAGCTAA